A DNA window from uncultured Methanoregula sp. contains the following coding sequences:
- a CDS encoding DUF2769 domain-containing protein, with the protein MPDQNPTDQKNRDGCICGPCPSYSECMRGNEDFMFCVRGKTPDCMFDLKGCSCPQCTVRPAESPVTSYFCAGGRSRLTR; encoded by the coding sequence ATGCCTGACCAGAATCCTACGGACCAGAAGAACAGGGACGGGTGTATCTGCGGGCCATGCCCCAGTTACAGCGAATGCATGCGGGGAAATGAGGATTTCATGTTCTGCGTGAGGGGGAAAACACCGGACTGCATGTTTGACCTGAAAGGGTGCTCGTGCCCGCAGTGCACGGTCCGGCCTGCCGAAAGCCCCGTGACCTCGTATTTCTGTGCAGGTGGCAGATCCCGCCTGACCCGGTAG